A section of the Salvelinus alpinus chromosome 36, SLU_Salpinus.1, whole genome shotgun sequence genome encodes:
- the LOC139564812 gene encoding SUMO-conjugating enzyme UBC9-like, whose protein sequence is MSGIALSRLSQERKAWRKDHPFGFVAVPTKNPDGTMNLMNWECAIPGKKGTLWEGGQYKLRMLFKDDYPSSPPKCKFEPPIFHPNVYPSGTVCLSILEEEKDWRPAITIKQILLGIQELLNEPNIQDPAQAEAYTIYCQNRMDYEKRVRAQAKKFAPT, encoded by the exons ATGTCTGGTATCGCTCTTAGCAGACTGTCACAGGAGCGCAAAGCATGGAGGAAAGACCACCCATTT ggttTTGTCGCTGTGCCTACCAAAAATCCTGATGGCACTATGAACCTCATGAACTGGGAATGTGCCATTCCAGGGAAGAAGGGG ACGCTGTGGGAGGGAGGCCAATACAAACTCCGAATGCTGTTCAAAGATGACTATCCTTCCTCGCCGCCAAAAT GCAAGTTTGAGCCACCCATTTTCCACCCCAATGTCTACCCATCTGGCACGGTGTGTCTTTCCAtcctggaggaggagaaggactgGAGGCCAGCCATCACCatcaaacag ATCCTGTTGGGTATCCAAGAGCTTCTCAATGAACCCAACATCCAAGACCCAGCACAAGCAGAAGCCTACACAATTTACTG TCAGAACAGAATGGACTATGAGAAGAGGGTGAGGGCGCAGGCCAAGAAGTTTGCCCCCACATAA